In Triticum aestivum cultivar Chinese Spring chromosome 5B, IWGSC CS RefSeq v2.1, whole genome shotgun sequence, the following proteins share a genomic window:
- the LOC123110775 gene encoding protein DEHYDRATION-INDUCED 19 homolog 4 isoform X1, producing MDMDTFERLQAETRLRDALMRLEEAEETDDDEERGAEEEELECPFCGEEFDGVGLCLHIEDEHAAETKAGVCPICTDRVGMDLVGHMTSEHPSFFKGRWRNQRVSSGSPSSMYSALKKDAAHIQYRYGGSSRATSLNTVPDPLLSSFVGSFIDDDADSPKDAQEELLEKVIEKSDASEQKAEESAEEPLLPEEEERTKRSQFVQGLVLSLMFDDIL from the exons ATGGACATGGACACCTTCGAACGCCTCCAGGCCGAGACCAGGCTCCGCG ATGCGCTCATGCGgctcgaggaggcggaggagacCGACGACGACGAAGAGAGGGGCGCCGAGGAGGAGGAGCTGGAGTGCCCCTTCTGCGGGGAGGAGTTCGACGGCGTCGGCCTGTGCTTGCACATCGAGGACGAGCACGCGGCGGAGACCAAGGCCGGG GTGTGCCCTATATGCACAGATAGAGTTGGGATGGACTTGGTTGGGCACATGACCTCAGAGCATCCCAGTTTCTTCAAG GGCAGGTGGAGGAACCAGCGAGTTTCATCTGGATCACCTTCTTCAATGTATTCCGCATTGAAAAAGGATGCGGCGCACATACAATACCGCTATGGTGGATCCTCTCGTGCCACCTCGCTCAACACAGTGCCTGATCCTCTACTCTCCTCCTTTGTTGGTAGCTTCATTGATGATGATGCAGATTCGCCAAAAGATGCACAAGAAGAGTTATTGGAAAAAGTTATTGAGAAAAGTGATGCCTCGGAGCAGAAAGCAGAAGAAAG TGCTGAGGAGCCTTTGCTCCCTGAGGAGGAGGAGAGAACCAAGAGGAGCCAGTTCGTGCAGGGGCTGGTGCTGTCCCTGATGTTTGATGACATCTTGTGA
- the LOC123110775 gene encoding protein DEHYDRATION-INDUCED 19 homolog 4 isoform X2, translating into MDMDTFERLQAETRLRDALMRLEEAEETDDDEERGAEEEELECPFCGEEFDGVGLCLHIEDEHAAETKAGGRWRNQRVSSGSPSSMYSALKKDAAHIQYRYGGSSRATSLNTVPDPLLSSFVGSFIDDDADSPKDAQEELLEKVIEKSDASEQKAEESAEEPLLPEEEERTKRSQFVQGLVLSLMFDDIL; encoded by the exons ATGGACATGGACACCTTCGAACGCCTCCAGGCCGAGACCAGGCTCCGCG ATGCGCTCATGCGgctcgaggaggcggaggagacCGACGACGACGAAGAGAGGGGCGCCGAGGAGGAGGAGCTGGAGTGCCCCTTCTGCGGGGAGGAGTTCGACGGCGTCGGCCTGTGCTTGCACATCGAGGACGAGCACGCGGCGGAGACCAAGGCCGGG GGCAGGTGGAGGAACCAGCGAGTTTCATCTGGATCACCTTCTTCAATGTATTCCGCATTGAAAAAGGATGCGGCGCACATACAATACCGCTATGGTGGATCCTCTCGTGCCACCTCGCTCAACACAGTGCCTGATCCTCTACTCTCCTCCTTTGTTGGTAGCTTCATTGATGATGATGCAGATTCGCCAAAAGATGCACAAGAAGAGTTATTGGAAAAAGTTATTGAGAAAAGTGATGCCTCGGAGCAGAAAGCAGAAGAAAG TGCTGAGGAGCCTTTGCTCCCTGAGGAGGAGGAGAGAACCAAGAGGAGCCAGTTCGTGCAGGGGCTGGTGCTGTCCCTGATGTTTGATGACATCTTGTGA